The following are from one region of the Dreissena polymorpha isolate Duluth1 chromosome 2, UMN_Dpol_1.0, whole genome shotgun sequence genome:
- the LOC127866646 gene encoding sodium/hydrogen exchanger 9B2-like, translating to MLKMEKGNGIRLKYVISDTKEKAGSNPNCPVVVEMIEESQSTFELSKQLNRENGTSNGTLTENSASNGKFRNGIARVKSCVSQCLTSHNPLPENPSLRQRVCHAFRLPPHGHIAVYIRFAVICLQIWAALYCFSHREALPGGNLFSLFILFFSCAVGGCLISFVNLPPLLGMLILGLMLRNVPGIKYIGEHIDAKWSGTLRKVASTVILTRAGLGFDLAKLRNMWLTVVRLAVLPCTAEIVTVGVVSHFLVGFPWVWSMMLGCVLGALSTAVTVPSLVNLQDRKYGVTKGIPTMLLSVGGIDTVMCVTSISVLMGIIFSSGDNPALTIAKGPLGIVAGIAYGFVAGMFLWYIPSGDGPKRVFFRYVMLLSAGLIVLFGSSEIGLKSAGPIGCLTTATIASYKWRQGREPGEKDAIAGVMALTWMIIQHFLFGLIGAAVNIANIKSETVGLGIATLAIGLVARSLVSITGTMGMGFNWKERLFVMLTWLAKATVQAAFGGLALDNVRESHDPDGSQLKYATDILTISVLAIIICAPVGSTCIAVFGPKFLVQGDQGEVEEEEVKKETKIEKEALPAVEVVVDLASGKNSVRSSSHASLASTSFQSELSSVLRRQSKADIIGFDNPAFDSITKVRQQDNMEKLIDYVVDTKVELHDDVFEDNRKESTIDRKQRHVVIADVSNASKGNGIDLKRHYTIIAKNQFKTILRIGPSDRCNINCFESEQIKWN from the exons ATGCTGAAGATGGAAAAGGGCAATGGAATACGACTAAAATACGTAATAAGTGATACTAAAGAGAAGGCTGGTTCGAATCCAAACTGTCCAGTTGTTGTAGAGATGATTGAAGAGTCTCAATCGACATTTGAACTGTCCAAACAACTTAATAGAGAGAACGGTACAAGTAACGGAACACTAACAGAGAATTCAGCTTCAAATGGAAAGTTTCGTAATGGAATTGCACGGGTTAAATCTTGTGTGTCACAGTGTCTCACAAGCCATAATCCTTTGCCTGAAAACCCATCACTAAGACAGAGGGTATGCCACGCTTTCCGGCTTCCTCCACATGGACATATTGCAGTATACATCCGGTTTGCCGTGATATGCTTGCAGATATGGGCGGCTCTCTACTGCTTTTCACATCGTGAGGCATTACCAGGGGGAAATCTGTTCTCCTTATTTATTCTGTTCTTCAGTTGCGCTGTGGGTGGCTGCCTCATTTCCTTTGTTAACCTACCGCCTTTGCTGG GGATGTTGATCCTTGGTTTGATGTTGAGGAATGTACCGGGTATCAAGTATATAGGGGAGCATATTGACGCCAAGTGGTCGGGAACACTGAG GAAGGTTGCGTCAACTGTAATCCTAACTCGTGCCGGCCTCGGTTTTGATCTCGCGAAACTCCGGAATATGTGGTTGACGGTCGTGCGGTTAGCTGTCCTACCGTGCACGGCAGAGATCGTTACCGTGGGGGTCGTCTCTCACTTCTTGGTGGGATTCCCCTGGGTCTGGAGCATGATGCTCGG ATGCGTACTTGGCGCGTTGTCAACAGCTGTAACTGTGCCCTCCCTTGTGAATCTTCAAGACCGGAAGTATGGCGTTACCAAGGGGATTCCAACAATGCTCCTCTCTGTCGGTGGCATTGACACCGTCATGTGCGTCACATCTATTTCAGTGCTTATGGGGATTATATTTTCTTCTG GGGACAATCCGGCTCTTACGATTGCGAAGGGGCCTCTAGGCATCGTCGCGGGTATAGCGTATGGATTCGTGGCCGGAATGTTCCTCTGGTACATCCCTTCCGGGGACGGT CCTAAACGTGTATTCTTTCGCTATGTGATGTTGCTAAGCGCTGGACTGATCGTGCTATTCGGGAGCTCGGAGATCGGCCTTAAGAGCGCAGGACCTATCGGCTGCCTCACCACCGCCACAATTGCGTCCTACAAGTGGCGCCAAGGACGAGAACCAGGGGAAAAG GACGCGATTGCCGGTGTGATGGCCTTGACTTGGATGATCATCCAGCACTTCCTGTTCGGCCTGATCGGCGCCGCGGTGAACATCGCGAACATCAAGTCCGAGACAGTAG gTCTAGGTATCGCCACGTTAGCTATAGGTCTAGTTGCCAGGAGTCTCGTGTCTATCACCGGTACCATGGGAATGGGTTTCAACTGGAAGGAGAGGTTGTTTGTCATGCTCACTTGGTTAGCAAAGGCCACCGTGCAG GCGGCGTTTGGTGGTCTCGCACTCGATAACGTGAGAGAGTCACATGACCCGGACGGCAGCCAATTGAAATACGCCACGGACATTCTGACCATCTCTGTCCTCGCCATCATCATCTGTGCTCCCGTAGGCTCGACGTGCATTGCCGTGTTTGGGCCCAAGTTTCTCGTGCAAG GCGATCAAGGAGAAGTAGAGGAAGAAGAGGTGAAAAAAGAAACGAAGATCGAGAAAGAAGCACTTCCAGCGGTAGAGGTTGTAGTTGATTTGGCGTCAGGAAAAA ATTCTGTCAGAAGTAGCTCGCATGCCTCGCTAGCTAGTACTTCGTTCCAGTCAGAGCTCTCATCGGTCTTACGAAGACAGTCAAAGGCCGATATCATTGGTTTCGACAATCCCGCGTTTGATTCCATTACAAAGGTTCGACAGCAGGATAACATGGAAAAGCTTATCGATTACGTTGTCGATACAAAGGTGGAATTACACGACGATGTATTTGAAGATAACAGAAAGGAGTCTACTATAGATAGAAAACAGAGACATGTTGTTATTGCAGATGTTAGTAATGCATCCAAAGGAAATGGTATTGATTTGAAGAGGCATTACACGATAATAGCAAAGAATCAGTTCAAGACAATATTGAGAATAGGACCAAGCGATAGATGTAATATCAATTGCTTTGAGTCGGAGCAGATCAAGTGGAACTGA